Proteins encoded together in one Flavobacterium keumense window:
- a CDS encoding glutamate synthase subunit beta, translating into MGKIGGFKEYSRADESNIAVAERVSNYNEFTVPLPKEKLKEQGSRCMDCGIPFCHSGCPLGNLIPDFNDMVHQEEWESALAILQSTNNFPEFTGRLCPAPCEKACVLGIIKDPVSIENIEKSIVERGFAEGWIKPQVPAQRTGKTVAVVGSGPAGLAAAQQLNRAGHTVTVFERDNAIGGLLRYGIPNFKLEKGIIDRRVAILEAEGITFKTNVHVGVNFSVDELNAFDAVVLCGGATERRGLPTKGADAKGVVQAMTFLTQQTKVVWGESVPDQVLATGKDVIVIGGGDTGSDCVGTSNRQGAKSVTNFEIMPKPPVGRSESTPWPYWPLQLKTSSSHEEGCNRNWLINTKEFITNDKGELTALKTVEVEWKIVPGQRPELIEKEGSEKIWPCDLALLALGFTGPERTLSEQLGIETDFRTNYKATNYQTNVPHIFTAGDMRRGQSLIVWAISEGREAAREVDLFLMGSTNLPTKGNGDLPSV; encoded by the coding sequence ATGGGAAAGATAGGTGGATTTAAAGAATATAGTAGAGCGGATGAAAGTAACATCGCTGTAGCAGAACGTGTTTCTAATTACAATGAATTTACAGTTCCGTTACCAAAAGAAAAATTAAAAGAACAAGGATCAAGATGTATGGATTGTGGTATTCCATTCTGCCATAGTGGTTGTCCATTAGGAAATTTAATTCCTGATTTTAACGACATGGTACACCAAGAAGAATGGGAAAGCGCCTTGGCCATCTTGCAATCAACTAATAACTTCCCTGAATTCACAGGACGTCTTTGTCCAGCACCGTGTGAGAAAGCATGTGTGTTAGGTATTATCAAAGACCCTGTTTCAATCGAAAATATTGAAAAATCTATTGTAGAAAGAGGATTTGCCGAAGGTTGGATTAAACCACAAGTTCCTGCACAAAGAACAGGCAAAACGGTAGCTGTTGTAGGTTCAGGACCAGCGGGATTAGCGGCTGCACAACAATTGAACCGTGCAGGTCATACCGTAACTGTTTTTGAAAGAGACAATGCTATTGGAGGTTTATTACGTTACGGAATTCCAAACTTCAAATTAGAAAAAGGTATCATCGATAGACGTGTTGCTATCTTAGAAGCAGAAGGAATCACTTTTAAAACCAACGTTCACGTTGGGGTCAACTTCAGTGTTGATGAATTAAATGCTTTTGATGCTGTTGTGCTTTGTGGTGGTGCAACCGAAAGAAGAGGCTTGCCAACAAAAGGTGCAGATGCTAAAGGTGTTGTTCAAGCGATGACGTTCTTAACACAACAAACTAAAGTAGTTTGGGGAGAATCTGTTCCAGACCAAGTGTTGGCTACCGGTAAGGACGTAATCGTTATTGGTGGTGGAGATACTGGTTCTGACTGTGTGGGTACTTCTAACAGACAAGGAGCTAAATCAGTAACTAACTTTGAGATTATGCCAAAACCACCCGTGGGAAGAAGCGAATCTACTCCTTGGCCTTACTGGCCGTTACAATTGAAAACTTCGTCTTCGCACGAAGAAGGATGTAATAGAAACTGGTTAATCAACACCAAAGAGTTTATCACTAATGATAAAGGCGAATTAACAGCTTTAAAGACAGTGGAAGTTGAATGGAAAATCGTTCCAGGACAACGCCCAGAATTAATTGAAAAAGAAGGCTCTGAAAAAATTTGGCCATGTGACTTAGCGTTATTAGCACTTGGATTTACAGGTCCTGAGAGAACGTTAAGCGAGCAATTAGGCATTGAAACTGATTTCAGAACTAATTATAAAGCTACTAACTATCAAACTAATGTACCGCACATTTTTACTGCGGGAGACATGAGAAGAGGACAATCCTTAATTGTTTGGGCTATCTCTGAAGGTCGTGAAGCGGCAAGAGAGGTAGACTTATTCTTAATGGGATCTACAAATTTACCTACTAAAGGTAACGGTGACTTACCTAGCGTATAA
- a CDS encoding KUP/HAK/KT family potassium transporter, whose protein sequence is MNTLKNDATNKVTIASLLVALGIIYGDIGTSPLYALRAVIGDRPIDLTLVYGGVSCIFWTLVFQTTVKYVWLTLRADNHGEGGIFSLYALVRRYGKKLVIPTILGATTLLADGIITPPISVSSAIEGLGMVEGLENTIVPGNTLTIGIVVAILSLLFFFQRFGTHVIGKFFGPIMATWFTMLLVVGIHEITLHPDIIKALNPYYGYDLLLNYPSGFWLLGAVFLCTTGAEALYSDLGHCGIKNIRITWIYVKISLVVSYLGQAAWLMHQGESLLNGRNPFFEIIPTWFLLPSIIIATCATIIASQALISGSFTLISEGMNLNFWPRVTVKQPSDSKGQVYIPSVNSMLWFGCILMMVYFKESAHMEAAYGFSITITMLMTTYLLSYFINYRLKWNKLKVILFLSIFGTIEIAFFIANVAKIKERWMFLFFELFIFTVMYVWFFARKINNRFTKFVELGKYSSTLTELSEDDAIPKFATHLIYLSKADRRHEIEEKIMKSIFSKKPKRADVYWFLHINRTEDPFTLSYDVSELVDDKVIKVNINVGFRVQPKTELYFKTIVKELVANKELNLHIRPDGSSKYNSEPDFKFVVIEKFLSIENEFALREGMLLNSYFLLKHMSLSDEKAFGLEKSDVEVEQIPLVYQPITNIKLDRKIR, encoded by the coding sequence ATGAATACATTAAAAAATGATGCGACAAACAAAGTAACCATTGCCTCTCTCTTAGTAGCGTTAGGTATTATTTATGGAGATATTGGTACCAGCCCCTTATATGCTTTACGAGCCGTAATTGGAGATAGACCCATTGATTTAACTTTAGTTTACGGAGGTGTTTCCTGTATTTTTTGGACTTTAGTATTCCAAACTACGGTAAAATACGTTTGGCTTACTCTACGCGCTGACAATCATGGTGAAGGTGGAATATTCTCGCTTTATGCTTTAGTGAGACGTTATGGCAAAAAATTAGTTATTCCAACTATACTTGGAGCTACTACACTATTAGCAGACGGAATCATCACCCCTCCTATTTCTGTATCTTCTGCCATAGAAGGTCTCGGAATGGTAGAAGGACTTGAAAACACTATTGTTCCTGGAAATACTTTAACCATAGGAATCGTAGTGGCTATTTTATCATTATTATTTTTCTTTCAACGATTTGGAACACATGTTATTGGAAAATTTTTCGGGCCTATAATGGCAACTTGGTTTACCATGTTATTAGTAGTTGGAATCCATGAAATTACACTACACCCTGATATTATAAAAGCTTTAAATCCGTATTATGGATATGATCTTTTACTAAATTATCCCAGCGGATTCTGGCTATTAGGAGCTGTTTTCCTTTGCACCACAGGTGCTGAAGCTTTATACTCCGACTTAGGGCATTGCGGTATTAAAAACATACGTATTACTTGGATTTATGTTAAAATTAGTTTGGTGGTTAGTTACTTAGGACAAGCTGCTTGGCTAATGCACCAAGGAGAAAGCCTCTTAAATGGTAGAAATCCATTTTTTGAAATTATTCCAACTTGGTTTTTATTACCTAGTATAATTATTGCTACTTGCGCAACCATTATTGCTTCTCAAGCCTTGATTAGCGGTAGTTTTACCTTAATTAGTGAGGGGATGAACCTTAACTTTTGGCCTAGAGTAACTGTAAAGCAACCAAGTGATAGCAAAGGACAAGTTTATATTCCTAGTGTAAATAGTATGCTATGGTTTGGCTGTATTTTAATGATGGTATATTTTAAAGAAAGTGCACACATGGAAGCCGCTTATGGATTTTCTATTACCATTACCATGTTAATGACTACCTATCTATTAAGCTATTTTATTAATTATAGATTAAAATGGAACAAATTAAAAGTTATTTTGTTCCTAAGTATTTTTGGAACTATTGAAATTGCTTTTTTTATTGCCAATGTTGCCAAAATTAAAGAACGTTGGATGTTCTTATTTTTTGAACTTTTTATCTTTACAGTAATGTATGTTTGGTTCTTCGCCAGAAAAATCAACAATAGATTCACTAAGTTTGTTGAATTAGGTAAATATAGCAGCACATTAACAGAGCTTAGTGAGGACGACGCGATTCCAAAATTTGCTACTCATTTAATTTATTTATCAAAAGCGGATAGACGCCATGAGATTGAGGAAAAAATTATGAAATCAATTTTTTCAAAAAAACCGAAACGTGCCGATGTATATTGGTTTTTACACATCAATCGCACCGAAGACCCTTTTACACTTTCTTATGATGTATCTGAATTAGTGGATGACAAAGTAATTAAAGTAAACATTAATGTAGGATTTAGAGTTCAGCCAAAAACCGAATTGTATTTCAAAACTATTGTGAAAGAATTAGTGGCCAATAAAGAATTGAATTTACACATTCGTCCAGACGGTTCTAGTAAATACAATAGTGAACCGGATTTCAAATTTGTAGTCATAGAAAAATTCTTATCCATAGAAAATGAATTTGCACTACGTGAAGGCATGTTACTCAATTCTTATTTCTTACTAAAACACATGAGTTTAAGTGATGAAAAAGCTTTTGGATTAGAAAAATCAGATGTTGAAGTGGAACAAATTCCATTAGTCTATCAGCCCATTACCAATATCAAATTAGATCGAAAAATCAGATAG
- the lysA gene encoding diaminopimelate decarboxylase translates to MQGKDLLHLAEQFGSPLYVYDAEKIQSQYNRLTKAFSKVDTLRINYAMKALSNVAILQLLRDMGSGLDTVSIQEVLLGLHAGYAPEKIFFTPNGVSLEEIEEVAAMGVQINIDNLSILEQFGTKYPDTPVCIRINPHVMAGGNTNISVGHIDSKFGISIHQLPHLIRIVENTKMNIVGIHMHTGSDILDIEVFLYAAEILFDVAKNFKNLEFLDFGSGFKVPYKKDDIETDIEELGKKLSKRFNDFCTEYGRNLTLIFEPGKFLVSEAGFFLAKVNVVKQTTSTVFAGVDSGFNHLIRPMLYGSQHHIENISNPEGKERFYSVVGYICETDTFANNRRIAEINEGDILCFRNAGAYCFSMSSNYNSRYKPAEVLWLNGQGHLIRAKESFEDLLRNQIPLPVAATV, encoded by the coding sequence ATGCAAGGAAAAGACTTATTACATCTAGCAGAACAATTTGGTAGCCCCTTATATGTTTATGATGCCGAAAAAATACAATCTCAATACAACCGATTAACTAAAGCGTTTTCTAAAGTAGATACCCTTCGCATTAATTATGCAATGAAAGCATTATCTAATGTTGCCATTCTTCAATTATTGAGAGATATGGGTTCTGGTTTGGATACAGTTTCTATTCAAGAGGTTTTACTAGGATTACACGCAGGTTATGCTCCTGAAAAAATATTCTTTACTCCTAACGGTGTTTCTTTAGAAGAAATTGAAGAAGTGGCCGCTATGGGAGTGCAAATCAATATTGACAACTTGTCTATTTTAGAACAATTTGGTACTAAATATCCAGACACCCCTGTTTGCATTCGTATCAATCCACACGTAATGGCGGGAGGGAATACCAATATTTCTGTAGGTCATATTGATAGTAAATTTGGTATTTCAATTCATCAATTGCCACACTTAATTCGTATAGTTGAAAATACAAAAATGAATATTGTGGGGATTCACATGCACACAGGATCGGATATCTTAGATATTGAAGTATTCTTGTATGCTGCCGAAATCTTATTTGATGTAGCTAAAAACTTCAAAAACTTAGAATTCTTAGATTTTGGAAGTGGATTTAAAGTACCTTACAAAAAAGATGATATTGAAACCGATATTGAAGAGTTGGGTAAAAAATTATCAAAAAGATTCAATGATTTCTGTACTGAATACGGTAGAAACTTAACTTTAATTTTCGAACCTGGAAAATTCTTAGTGAGTGAGGCAGGATTCTTCTTGGCAAAAGTAAATGTGGTAAAACAAACCACTTCTACTGTTTTTGCAGGAGTGGATAGTGGTTTCAACCACTTGATTCGTCCAATGTTGTACGGATCACAACACCATATCGAAAACATTTCTAATCCTGAAGGAAAAGAGCGTTTCTATTCGGTTGTAGGTTACATCTGCGAAACGGATACTTTTGCAAACAACAGACGAATTGCCGAAATCAATGAAGGTGATATTCTTTGTTTCAGAAATGCAGGAGCTTATTGCTTCTCCATGTCATCCAATTACAATTCAAGATACAAACCAGCCGAAGTATTATGGCTGAATGGTCAAGGTCATTTAATTCGTGCCAAAGAATCGTTTGAAGATTTATTACGCAATCAAATTCCGTTGCCAGTTGCAGCAACTGTTTAA
- a CDS encoding sensor histidine kinase: MQCIISITLVVSVSLICYFLSKHIDYRITALILLMTVSVTAMLFDIIPVLITAILSGLILNYFFIQPLFTLHITNTEDVLLFFMYLIIALVSAVLTYKIREAEKKARDKEEKEKTIQLYDTLLNSLSHELRTPIATIIGAIDTLKENKKKLSENNQTVLLEEIDKASIRLNRQVENLLNMSRLETGTLKTKQDWCDLNELIYSLIEKIAVVKNEHTINFDPDEKLPLFKLDTGLIEEIIQNLILNAIQYTPKKSIIKIVATHQLENCIITISDTGKGFPESEIKFAFDKFYRLPNTKTGGSGLGLSIVKGFVEAHNGAISLNNTPNSGACFTITIPTETSYLNSLKNE; the protein is encoded by the coding sequence ATGCAATGCATCATCAGTATTACATTAGTCGTGTCTGTTTCTCTAATTTGTTATTTTTTATCCAAGCATATTGATTATAGAATTACAGCTTTAATTTTACTCATGACCGTATCAGTTACGGCGATGTTATTCGACATCATTCCTGTACTAATAACAGCTATTTTGAGTGGTTTAATTCTTAATTATTTTTTCATCCAGCCATTATTTACACTTCATATCACCAATACCGAAGATGTTTTATTGTTCTTCATGTATCTTATTATTGCGTTAGTAAGTGCTGTACTTACTTATAAAATTCGAGAAGCAGAAAAAAAGGCTCGTGATAAAGAAGAAAAAGAAAAAACAATACAACTTTATGACACTTTACTCAATTCACTTTCTCATGAATTGCGTACCCCTATTGCAACTATAATTGGTGCAATTGATACCTTAAAAGAAAATAAAAAGAAACTATCCGAAAATAACCAAACCGTATTATTAGAAGAAATTGACAAAGCTAGTATTCGGCTGAACAGACAAGTTGAAAATTTACTCAACATGAGTCGATTAGAAACCGGTACACTGAAAACAAAACAAGATTGGTGTGATTTGAACGAATTGATTTATTCTTTGATTGAAAAAATTGCCGTGGTTAAAAATGAACACACCATCAATTTTGATCCTGATGAAAAATTACCCCTGTTCAAATTAGACACAGGATTGATCGAAGAAATTATTCAAAATTTAATTTTAAACGCCATTCAATATACTCCTAAGAAATCCATAATAAAAATTGTAGCAACACATCAATTAGAAAACTGTATCATTACTATTTCTGACACTGGAAAAGGTTTTCCCGAAAGCGAAATTAAATTTGCCTTTGATAAATTTTATCGATTGCCCAACACAAAAACAGGCGGCAGTGGACTTGGTTTATCCATTGTAAAAGGTTTTGTAGAAGCGCACAATGGTGCTATTTCATTAAATAATACTCCCAATTCGGGGGCTTGTTTTACAATTACTATTCCCACAGAAACTTCGTATTTAAACTCTCTCAAAAATGAATAA
- a CDS encoding response regulator — translation MNKAEILVIDDEAPIRKLLEITLESNDYKVWLAETGKEGVLLAVNHPPELILLDLGLPDKSGHEILKELRTWYNKAIIILSVQDSEEDIVKALDNGATDYLTKPFRTAELLARIRSVIRRNQTQNDSSVLKCGNLEIDFGARIIKRNEETLKLTATEFNLLALFMKNEGRVLTHQYILKEIWGVGYQTETQYLRVFVATLRKKIEDNPNQPKHIITESGVGYRFS, via the coding sequence ATGAATAAAGCTGAAATATTAGTTATTGATGACGAAGCGCCAATTCGAAAATTACTTGAAATCACTTTAGAAAGTAATGATTACAAAGTTTGGCTTGCTGAAACGGGAAAAGAAGGCGTGCTTTTAGCCGTCAATCATCCACCAGAACTCATTTTATTGGATTTGGGATTGCCAGATAAAAGTGGACACGAAATTCTAAAAGAGCTACGCACTTGGTACAATAAGGCGATTATCATTTTATCTGTTCAAGACAGCGAAGAAGATATCGTAAAAGCATTAGATAATGGCGCCACTGATTATCTTACCAAACCTTTCAGAACAGCCGAATTGTTAGCTAGAATTCGTTCTGTAATTCGAAGAAATCAAACACAAAATGATAGTAGTGTATTGAAATGTGGTAATTTAGAAATTGATTTTGGCGCGCGAATCATCAAAAGAAATGAAGAAACATTAAAACTTACTGCTACCGAGTTTAACTTATTAGCCCTTTTTATGAAAAACGAAGGGCGTGTGCTCACCCATCAATACATTTTAAAAGAAATTTGGGGAGTAGGCTATCAAACTGAAACACAATATTTGCGAGTGTTTGTAGCTACCTTACGTAAAAAAATTGAAGACAACCCTAATCAACCCAAACACATCATTACCGAAAGTGGTGTAGGCTACCGTTTTAGCTAA